From Coffea arabica cultivar ET-39 chromosome 9c, Coffea Arabica ET-39 HiFi, whole genome shotgun sequence, one genomic window encodes:
- the LOC140014185 gene encoding uncharacterized protein: MAPCESIGSKGAYRPVPTPLISMGTKQAMNNMLTGIKISKNGPAISHLFFADDSLIFCKANSKEASEITRILQIYELASGQKINIEKSAVLFSRNTSQANKQEVLQTLGNIQHVSQAKYLGLPMVIGRSKNSTFKFLKEKMIGKLQGWKGKMLSNAGKEVLLKLVALALPSYTMSVFKLPDGLCKALSNMMARFWWGNDQEDGIGRQIGNDRSTAIWKDRWVPNGMNGLIRLARPQNCIIDKVCELISNKRWNNNLIQSIFSREEAEQILMIPLSIQERQDRFVWMHSSSGDYTTKSGYAQARLKSSKKANKMQPNEGSSSRKDDPTLWHQGARSRVNGISHIEATINFLWQLWKARNACNFNKESTKGNLISSRALEEWLEYKQMWDLENGESKKDEPEVPTRTITKEFQDQHAILMFTDAAMDNKRSRGGLGIATKDHNGRLVKTWTIPTGMMKDAAILEAEAIRSAMLKALEEGWTSVLIHSDCKCLVDRINHRCIGLSLLDMLVDDIIHLSRSFW; the protein is encoded by the exons ATGGCCCCTTGTGAATCAATTGGATCAAAGGGTGCATATCGTCCTGTTCCTACTCCTTTAATATCAATGGGAACAAAACAGGCTAT GAACAATATGTTAACAGGAATTAAAATCTCCAAGAATGGCCCTGCCATATCCCATTTATTTTTCGCAGATGACTCGTTGATCTTCTGTAAAGCTAACTCTAAGGAGGCAAGTGAGATCACCAGAATCCTTCAAATCTATGAACTAGCTTCAGGACAAAAGATCAACATTGAGAAATCAGCAGTTCTTTTCAGCAGAAACACTTCCCAGGCAAACAAACAAGAGGTCCTCCAAACTCTTGGCAACATCCAGCATGTCTCTCAGGCAAAGTATCTGGGCCTCCCTATGGTTATAGGAAGATCTAAAAACAGCACATTCAAGTTCCTGAAAGAGAAGATGATTGGCAAGCTGCAAGGATGGAAGGGAAAGATGCTAAGTAATGCGGGCAAAGAGGTTCTTCTCAAATTAGTTGCGTTAGCTCTACCATCATATACCATGTCAGTTTTCAAGCTTCCAGATGGACTATGTAAAGCATTAAGCAACATGATGGCGAGGTTTTGGTGGGGAAATGACCAAG AAGATGGCATTGGAAGACAGATAGGGAATGATAGATCAACTGCAATTTGGAAGGATAGATGGGTTCCCAATGGTATGAATGGACTAATAAGATTAGCTAGACCTCAAAATTGCATCATAGACAAAGTCTGTGAGTTGATCAGTAACAAGAGATGGAACAACAATCTTATTCAGTCCATTTTCTCAAGAGAAGAGGCGGAACAAATACTAATGATCCCTCTCAGCATCCAGGAAAGGCAGGACAGGTTCGTTTGGATGCATAGCAGTAGTGGAGACTAcaccaccaagtcaggatatGCTCAAGCCAGATTAAAATCGAGCAAGAAGGCCAATAAGATGCAACCAAACGAGGGATCCAGCTCAAGGAAGGATGATCCTACACTATGGCATCAA GGTGCTAGAAGCAGAGTTAACGGCATCAGTCACATAGAAGCCACAATAAACTTCTTGTGGCAATTGTGGAAAGCCAGAAATGCCTGCAACTTCAACAAGGAAAGCACAAAAGGTAACCTGATTTCAAGTAGAGCTCTAGAAGAATGGTTGGAGTACAAACAGATGTGGGACTTGGAGAATGGGGAAAGCAAAAAGGATGAGCCAGAAGTGCCAACGAGGACCATCACAAAAGAGTTCCAGGATCAACATGCCATTTTAATGTTCACGGATGCAGCAATGGACAATAAGAGAAGTAGAGGGGGATTGGGCATTGCAACAAAGGACCATAATGGAAGACTGGTCAAAACATGGACAATCCCTACTGGAATGATGAAAGATGCTGCCATATTAGAAGCTGAAGCAATCAGATCAGCCATGCTCAAAGCTCTGGAAGAAGGGTGGACATCTGTACTCATACACTCAGATTGTAAGTGTTTAGTGGATAGAATTAATCACAGATGTATTGGATTATCTCTGTTAGATATGTTGGTAGATGATATCATACATCTTAGTCGATCCTTTTGGTGA